In Panthera tigris isolate Pti1 chromosome C1, P.tigris_Pti1_mat1.1, whole genome shotgun sequence, the following proteins share a genomic window:
- the CHPF gene encoding chondroitin sulfate synthase 2 has protein sequence MRASMLLSVLRPAGPVAVGISLGFTLSLLSVTWVEEPCGPGPPQPGESELPPRGNTNAARRPNSVQPGAERERPGVGAGAGENWEPRVLPYHPAQPGQAAKKAVRTRYISTELGIRQRLLVAVLTSQATLPTLGVAVNRTLGHRLERVVFLTGSRGRRAPPGMAVVTLGEERPIGHLHLALRHLLEQHGDDFDWFFIVPDATYTEAHGLARLAGRLSLAAAAHLYLGRPQDFIGGEPAPGRYCHGGFGVLLSRTLLQQLRPHLEGCRNDIVSARPDEWLGRCILDATGVGCTGDHEGVHYSYLELSPGEHVQEGDPRFRSALTAHPVHDPVHMYQLHKAFARAELERTYQEIQELQWEIQNTSHLAADGERAAAWPVGIPAPSRPASRFEVLRWDYFTEQHAFSCADGSPRCPLRGADRADVADVLGAALEELNRRYHPALRLQKQQLVNGYRRFDPARGMEYTLDLQLEALTPQGGRRPLTRRVQLLRPLSRVEILPVPYVTEASRLTVLLPLAAAERDLAPGFLEAFATAALEPGDAAAALTLLLLYEPRQAQRAAHADVFAPVKAHVAELERRFPGARVPWLSVQTAAPSPLRLMDLLSKKHPLDTLFLLAGPDTVLTPDFLNRCRMHAISGWQAFFPMHFQAFHPAVAPPQGPGPPELGRDTGRFDRQAAGEACFYNSDYVAARGRLAAASEQEEELLESMDVYELFLRFSGLHVLRAVEPALLQRYRAQTCSARLSEDLYHRCRQGELEGLGSRTQLAMLLFEQEQGNST, from the exons ATGCGGGCATCAATGCTGCTGTCGGTGCTGCGGCCCGCAGGGCCTGTGGCCGTGGGCATCTCCCTGGGCTTCACTCTGAGCTTGCTCAGCGTCACCTGGGTGGAGGAACCGTGTGGCCCAGGGCCGCCCCAACCAGGAGAGTCTGAGCTGCCGCCGCGCGGCAACACGAACGCGGCGCGCCGGCCCAACTCGGTGCAGCCGGGAGCGGAGCGCGAGAGGCCTGGGGTCGGCGCAGGCGCCGGGGAGAATTGGGAGCCGCGTGTCTTGCCCTACCACCCTGCACAGCCTGGCCAGGCCGCCAAAAAGGCCGTCAG AACCCGATACATCAGCACGGAGCTGGGCATCAGGCAGAGGCTGCTTGTGGCGGTGCTGACCTCACAAGCCACGTTGCCCACACTGGGTGTGGCCGTGAACCGCACGCTGGGGCACCGGCTAGAGCGTGTGGTGTTCCTGACGGGCTCTCGCGGCCGCAGGGCACCACCAGGCATGGCAGTGGTGACACTGGGTGAGGAGCGGCCCATAGGGCACCTGCACCTGGCACTGCGCCACCTACTGGAGCAACACGGTGACGACTTTGACTGGTTCTTCATAGTGCCCGATGCCACCTACACCGAGGCACATGGACTGGCTCGCCTAGCCGGCCGTCTGAGCCTGGCGGCCGCTGCCCACCTATACCTGGGCCGGCCACAGGACTTCATCGGTGGAGAGCCCGCCCCAGGCCGCTACTGCCATGGCGGCTTTGGGGTGCTGCTGTCCCGCACACTGCTGCAGCAGCTGCGCCCCCACCTGGAAGGCTGCCGCAACGACATCGTCAGTGCGCGACCGGATGAGTGGCTGGGACGCTGCATCCTCGATGCCACAGGGGTGGGCTGCACTGGCGACCACGAG ggGGTACACTATAGCTACCTGGAGCTGAGCCCTGGGGAGCATGTGCAGGAAGGAGACCCCCGTTTCCGCAGTGCCCTGACAGCCCACCCTGTGCATGACCCTGTACACATGTACCAGCTGCACAAAGCTTTTGCCCGAGCTGAGCTGGAACGAACATACCAGGAGATCCAGGAGTTGCAG TGGGAGATCCAGAACACCAGCCATCTGGCAGCCGATGGGGAGCGCGCAGCCGCCTGGCCTGTGGGCATTCCGGCACCATCCCGCCCGGCCTCCCGTTTTGAGGTGTTACGCTGGGACTATTTCACGGAGCAGCATGCTTTCTCCTGCGCTGATGGTTCGCCCCGCTGCCCGCTGCGAGGGGCTGACCGGGCCGATGTGGCTGACGTTCTGGGGGCGGCCCTGGAAGAGCTCAACCGTCGCTATCATCCAGCCCTGCGGCTCCAGAAGCAGCAGCTAGTTAATGGCTACCGACGCTTTGATCCTGCCCGGGGTATGGAGTACACACTGGACTTGCAGCTGGAGGCGCTCACCCCCCAGGGTGGCCGCCGGCCCCTCACCCGCCGGGTGCAGCTGCTGCGGCCACTGAGCCGTGTGGAGATCTTGCCTGTGCCCTACGTCACCGAAGCCTCGCGTCTCACCGTGTTACTGCCTCTGGCTGCGGCCGAGCGGGACCTGGCCCCTGGCTTCCTGGAAGCCTTCGCCACTGCGGCGCTGGAACCTGGCGATGCCGCAGCAGCCTTGACCCTGCTGCTCCTGTACGAGCCACGACAGGCCCAACGGGCGGCCCACGCGGATGTCTTTGCGCCCGTCAAGGCCCACGTGGCGGAACTGGAGCGGCGTTTCCCCGGGGCCCGGGTGCCCTGGCTCAGCGTGCAGACGGCCGCACCCTCCCCGCTGCGCCTCATGGATCTGCTCTCCAAGAAGCACCCGCTGGACACACTGTTCCTGCTGGCCGGGCCAGACACGGTGCTCACGCCTGACTTCCTGAACCGCTGCCGCATGCACGCCATCTCTGGCTGGCAGGCCTTCTTTCCCATGCACTTCCAGGCCTTCCACCCTGCCGTGGCCCCGCCCCAGGGCCCTGGGCCCCCGGAGCTGGGCCGAGACACGGGCCGCTTCGATCGCCAGGCAGCCGGCGAGGCCTGCTTCTACAACTCCGACTACGTGGCGGCCCGAGGGCGGCTGGCGGCGGCctcagagcaggaggaggagctGCTGGAGAGCATGGACGTGTACGAGCTGTTCCTGCGCTTCTCCGGCCTCCACGTTCTGCGGGCCGTGGAGCCGGCGCTGCTGCAGCGCTACCGGGCCCAGACGTGCAGTGCCCGGCTCAGCGAGGACCTGTACCACCGCTGCCGCCAGGGCGAGCTGGAGGGCCTGGGCTCCCGCACCCAGCTGGCCATGCTGCTCTTCGAGCAGGAGCAGGGCAACAGCACCTGA